Proteins encoded in a region of the Puniceibacterium sp. IMCC21224 genome:
- a CDS encoding XdhC family protein, which produces MDRFDGIPETALAWHKAGTGAVLATVTQTWGSAPRRVGAQLAISGQGEIAGSVSGGCVEGAVIVEALEALEAGEARALEFGVSDDDAFAVGLACGGTIRVMVEPVGAVLPEALLADLVTARAARQPVAYVVDLDKSERRIDRDDHIDRFRMDRSGFDDEGGPFVAIHNPPLRLIVVGAVHIAQALVPMARIAGYDPVIIDPRETFGSEARFPGERMLHDWPDEALVAEGLDSRTALVLLTHDPKLDDPALERALASGCFYIGALGSTRTHAKRVERLTAAGFTPDQIGRIHGPIGLDIGAAGPSEIAVSILAEMTRVLRRGA; this is translated from the coding sequence ATGGATAGATTTGACGGGATCCCGGAAACCGCCCTGGCCTGGCATAAGGCCGGAACGGGGGCGGTTCTGGCGACGGTCACGCAGACTTGGGGGTCGGCACCGCGCCGGGTCGGGGCGCAGCTTGCCATTTCGGGTCAGGGCGAGATCGCTGGATCGGTGTCGGGCGGTTGCGTCGAAGGGGCGGTGATCGTTGAGGCGTTGGAGGCGCTGGAGGCGGGCGAGGCGCGGGCGCTGGAGTTCGGGGTGAGCGATGACGATGCCTTTGCGGTCGGTCTGGCCTGTGGCGGCACAATACGGGTCATGGTCGAGCCGGTGGGCGCGGTGCTGCCCGAGGCACTGCTGGCCGATCTTGTGACTGCGCGGGCGGCGCGACAGCCAGTGGCGTATGTGGTCGATCTGGACAAGAGCGAGCGGCGGATCGACCGCGATGATCATATCGATCGGTTCCGCATGGATCGTTCCGGCTTTGACGACGAGGGTGGCCCCTTTGTTGCGATTCACAACCCGCCGCTGCGGCTGATTGTGGTCGGGGCGGTGCATATCGCCCAGGCGCTGGTGCCGATGGCGCGGATTGCGGGGTATGATCCGGTGATCATCGACCCACGCGAAACGTTCGGATCCGAGGCACGTTTCCCGGGTGAGCGGATGCTGCATGATTGGCCGGACGAGGCGTTGGTGGCAGAGGGCCTGGATTCGCGGACCGCGCTGGTGCTGCTGACGCATGACCCCAAGCTGGACGACCCGGCGTTGGAGCGGGCGCTGGCATCGGGCTGTTTTTACATTGGTGCTCTGGGATCGACCCGGACGCATGCCAAACGGGTTGAACGGCTGACGGCGGCAGGGTTTACCCCCGATCAGATCGGGCGGATCCACGGGCCTATCGGTCTGGATATCGGGGCGGCGGGACCATCGGAGATCGCCGTGTCGATTCTGGCTGAGATGACCCGCGTGCTAAGGCGCGGGGCGTGA
- a CDS encoding ferredoxin--NADP reductase, whose product MTEQRPVTDAKAVKVPTLPDAQKVTAVKHWTDRLFSFRVTRPASMRFRSGEFVMIGLMGEPDPKTGKQKPLLRAYSIASPSWDEELEFYSIKVQDGPLTSRLQHIQVGDDIILRPKPVGTLVHDALLPGKRLWFFATGTGFAPFASLLRDPQTYEDYDEVIITHTCRELGELAYGAALIDDIRKDEILNELIGAENLAKLRYYPTTTREQSAKMGRITDLMRDGTVFGDLDVAPLSPEADRAMVCGNLAFNIEIKELLEGYGLEEGANSAPRHYVVEKAFLD is encoded by the coding sequence ATGACCGAGCAACGCCCAGTGACCGACGCCAAAGCTGTCAAAGTACCCACCCTGCCCGACGCCCAGAAAGTCACAGCCGTGAAACACTGGACCGATCGGCTGTTTTCGTTCCGCGTGACCCGCCCCGCGTCAATGCGGTTCCGGTCAGGCGAATTTGTGATGATCGGACTTATGGGCGAACCGGACCCAAAGACCGGCAAGCAAAAGCCGCTGTTGCGGGCCTATTCCATCGCCTCACCTTCGTGGGACGAGGAATTGGAGTTTTATTCGATCAAGGTGCAGGATGGTCCGCTAACCTCGCGCCTGCAACACATCCAGGTCGGGGACGACATCATCCTGCGTCCGAAACCCGTCGGTACGTTGGTGCATGACGCGCTTCTGCCCGGCAAACGGCTGTGGTTCTTTGCCACCGGGACGGGATTTGCGCCTTTTGCTTCCCTGCTGCGCGATCCGCAAACCTATGAAGATTATGACGAGGTCATCATCACTCATACGTGTCGCGAACTGGGCGAACTGGCGTATGGGGCCGCGCTGATCGACGATATCCGCAAAGATGAGATACTGAACGAACTGATCGGCGCCGAGAACCTGGCCAAGCTGCGTTACTATCCCACCACGACCCGCGAACAGAGTGCCAAGATGGGCCGCATCACCGACCTGATGCGCGACGGCACGGTGTTTGGCGATCTGGATGTAGCGCCATTGTCGCCCGAAGCTGACCGCGCGATGGTCTGTGGCAACCTGGCGTTCAACATAGAAATCAAAGAACTGCTCGAAGGGTATGGCCTCGAGGAAGGTGCAAATTCCGCGCCGCGTCACTATGTGGTGGAAAAGGCGTTTCTGGACTGA
- a CDS encoding molybdopterin-binding protein, which translates to MKFGSVPLDRAEGAVLAHSVALSDGRLRKGTALGAAELARLAQGGIAEVVVARLAPEDVAEDAAAARLAQALVPDPDLVGLRIGPAATGRVNLFSQVTGVAEVDAARINAVNAVHPMITVATVPKWQRMAQGAMVATVKIISYAVPESDLVQACAVAAGGLQMRPTSIATAQLIHTAVGDDDCDKGQRAIQTRMERMGVALGDKMVVRHQIDALTVALRGVTADLVMILTGSATSDSRDVAPEAVRAAGGTVTHYGMPVDPGNLLFIGTLGGRPLIGLPGCARSPALNGADWVMERLICGVPVSSADLMGMGVGGLLKEIPSRPRPRNAGQ; encoded by the coding sequence GTGAAATTCGGCTCCGTCCCCCTCGATCGGGCCGAAGGTGCGGTGCTGGCGCATTCCGTGGCGCTCTCTGATGGGCGGTTGCGCAAAGGCACTGCGCTGGGGGCTGCCGAACTGGCGCGACTGGCGCAGGGTGGCATCGCAGAGGTGGTCGTTGCGCGTCTGGCACCAGAAGATGTGGCCGAAGACGCGGCAGCGGCACGCCTTGCGCAGGCATTGGTGCCTGACCCGGATTTGGTCGGCCTTAGGATCGGACCCGCGGCGACGGGACGGGTCAATCTGTTTTCGCAAGTTACGGGTGTCGCCGAAGTGGATGCTGCGCGGATAAATGCGGTCAATGCGGTACATCCGATGATCACCGTGGCGACGGTGCCCAAATGGCAGCGCATGGCACAGGGCGCCATGGTGGCGACGGTCAAGATCATCTCATATGCCGTTCCCGAGAGCGATCTGGTGCAGGCCTGCGCCGTCGCTGCGGGCGGACTGCAAATGCGGCCCACGTCGATTGCCACGGCGCAGCTGATCCACACAGCGGTCGGCGACGATGACTGCGACAAGGGCCAGCGCGCCATTCAAACCCGGATGGAGCGCATGGGCGTTGCGCTGGGTGACAAGATGGTGGTCCGGCATCAGATTGACGCACTGACTGTGGCGCTGCGCGGGGTGACGGCCGATCTGGTGATGATCCTGACCGGTTCGGCCACTTCGGACAGTCGCGATGTCGCGCCCGAGGCCGTGCGCGCGGCTGGCGGTACGGTGACACATTATGGCATGCCGGTTGATCCTGGAAATCTGCTGTTTATTGGCACGCTTGGGGGGCGACCGCTGATTGGGTTGCCGGGGTGCGCACGTTCACCGGCGCTGAACGGTGCCGACTGGGTGATGGAGCGGCTGATCTGCGGTGTGCCGGTCAGTTCTGCCGATCTTATGGGGATGGGGGTGGGCGGGCTGCTCAAGGAGATCCCGAGCCGTCCGAGACCGCGCAACGCCGGACAGTAG
- a CDS encoding DUF2927 domain-containing protein has translation MRQFILPLYLLLGACMPVTSQDTATRSDMGTVTESALPPIKVFSAPRPVPPHVSNRDLSRDFLDLAFQLESGRALPVLTRFDGPISVRVTGAPPPNLVPDLNRLLYRLRSEAGMDINQTAAAAANVTIEAVPRSAIRKTLPQAACFVAPNVSSLGEYRSARRSARVNWSRMTARTRVAIFLPNDASPQEVRDCLHEELAQALGPLNDLYRLPDSVFNDDNVHTVLTGFDMLVLRIYYDPALRNGMRRSEAARRLPAVLARLNPAGEGLPPRRLGSTPRAWINAVQEALGPGASPSQRQAAAREAVKIAGVMGWSDHRRGFAHYAMGRILQASDPKAAHAQFTLADRYFGATPGTGLHRAYTASQLAAYAISQNRPDEALALLGGAIDIAARHENAALLATLMLLRAEALDLAGRVSEGREVRMDSLGWARYGFGPDWAVRAKLREIGSLNPLKGNVGRI, from the coding sequence ATGCGTCAATTCATCCTCCCCCTGTATCTACTGCTGGGCGCCTGTATGCCTGTCACCTCGCAGGACACCGCCACCCGGTCCGACATGGGCACAGTCACCGAATCCGCCCTTCCACCGATAAAGGTGTTCTCTGCGCCGCGCCCGGTGCCGCCGCATGTGTCCAACCGTGACCTGTCGCGCGATTTCCTTGATCTGGCGTTTCAGCTGGAATCCGGGCGTGCCCTGCCGGTGCTGACCCGCTTTGACGGGCCGATTTCGGTGCGCGTGACCGGCGCACCACCGCCTAACCTGGTACCCGATCTGAACCGGCTGCTGTACCGACTGCGCAGCGAGGCCGGGATGGACATCAACCAGACTGCTGCCGCCGCCGCCAATGTCACAATCGAGGCCGTGCCGCGCAGTGCCATCCGCAAGACGTTGCCACAGGCCGCGTGCTTTGTCGCGCCAAACGTCAGTTCTTTGGGCGAATACCGCAGCGCCCGCCGCTCAGCGCGCGTCAACTGGAGCCGGATGACCGCCCGCACCCGCGTCGCCATCTTCCTGCCCAACGATGCCAGTCCGCAAGAGGTGCGCGACTGCCTGCACGAGGAACTGGCGCAGGCGCTTGGGCCGCTCAACGACCTGTATCGCCTGCCCGATTCCGTGTTCAACGATGACAATGTCCACACCGTCCTGACCGGGTTTGATATGCTGGTGCTGCGGATTTACTACGATCCGGCCCTGCGCAACGGCATGCGCCGCAGTGAAGCCGCCCGACGTCTGCCCGCGGTACTGGCGCGGCTCAACCCGGCAGGCGAGGGACTGCCGCCGCGTCGGCTTGGATCGACTCCGCGTGCATGGATCAACGCGGTGCAAGAGGCCCTCGGCCCGGGAGCAAGCCCGTCGCAGCGCCAGGCCGCAGCGCGTGAGGCGGTCAAGATTGCAGGTGTCATGGGCTGGAGCGACCACCGGCGCGGCTTTGCCCATTATGCCATGGGCCGAATTCTACAAGCCAGCGACCCAAAGGCTGCCCACGCACAGTTCACCCTTGCCGACCGCTATTTTGGCGCAACACCGGGAACTGGACTACACCGCGCCTACACCGCGTCGCAATTGGCCGCCTATGCAATCAGCCAGAACCGGCCGGATGAAGCGCTGGCCCTGTTGGGTGGTGCCATCGACATCGCCGCGCGGCACGAAAACGCCGCACTTCTCGCTACGCTGATGCTGCTACGCGCCGAAGCGCTGGATCTGGCGGGACGGGTGTCCGAGGGGCGTGAAGTGCGCATGGACTCTCTGGGCTGGGCGCGCTACGGGTTCGGCCCGGATTGGGCCGTACGCGCAAAGCTGCGCGAGATCGGTTCGCTCAATCCGCTCAAGGGGAACGTGGGGCGCATATGA
- the infC gene encoding translation initiation factor IF-3: MARRPHNAPPTRETGPRINDRIRSPEIRLIGADGENVGVVTPARAMVMAEEAGLDLVEISPNAAPPVCKIMDFGKYKYETQKREAEARKKQKIIEVKEIKFRPNTDVHDYEVKMRSVFKFLENGDKCKITLRFRGREMAHQNLGRELLERVAEDVKEIGKIENMPKMEGRQMIMMIGPVAK, translated from the coding sequence ATAGCCCGCAGACCCCATAACGCGCCTCCAACGCGCGAAACCGGCCCTCGCATCAACGACCGCATCCGTTCGCCGGAAATCCGCCTGATTGGCGCGGATGGCGAAAACGTCGGCGTCGTAACGCCAGCGCGTGCGATGGTCATGGCCGAAGAAGCCGGGCTCGACCTGGTCGAGATCTCGCCGAATGCCGCTCCGCCGGTCTGCAAGATCATGGATTTTGGCAAGTATAAATACGAGACGCAAAAACGCGAAGCCGAAGCGCGCAAGAAACAGAAGATCATCGAGGTCAAGGAAATCAAATTCCGGCCGAACACGGACGTGCATGACTACGAAGTGAAGATGCGTTCGGTTTTCAAGTTTCTCGAGAATGGCGACAAGTGCAAGATCACCCTGCGGTTCCGTGGCCGTGAGATGGCGCACCAGAACCTTGGGCGCGAGTTGCTCGAACGCGTGGCTGAAGATGTCAAAGAGATCGGCAAGATCGAGAATATGCCAAAGATGGAAGGCCGCCAGATGATCATGATGATCGGACCGGTTGCCAAGTAA
- a CDS encoding FAD-dependent monooxygenase, whose amino-acid sequence MARNVTVIGGGIGGLAAALCLRRRGYDVRVLEQADALREVGAGLQISPNGLCVLRALGLEGALEAVSVRAQAVELRDYAQGARVLRLDLARAAQGYHLVHRADLLDLLVAAARAAGIEILLGQRVREVVPGPVPLLRMESGDLAGGDLVVGADGFGSVLRPVLNSEPTPAFSGQVAWRALVPNTLAHGAEARVYMGPGRHLVSYPLRGGTLVNLVAVEERSDWAAEGWNHVDDADALRRAFAGFGGEVPALLQMVEAPRLWGLVRHPPAQVWWGDGVALLGDAAHPMLPFLAQGANMALEDAWVLADCLAQNWGPAGLAAYQAARRPRVARVVAAAAGNTWKYHLRNPLLRHGAHLGLRVAGRVAPGHMMRQFDWLYGVDVTAGV is encoded by the coding sequence ATGGCGCGTAACGTCACGGTGATCGGCGGCGGAATCGGCGGGCTGGCGGCAGCACTGTGCCTGCGTCGGCGCGGGTATGATGTGCGGGTGCTGGAACAGGCTGATGCGTTGCGCGAAGTCGGCGCCGGATTACAGATCTCGCCCAACGGGCTTTGCGTGCTGCGGGCACTGGGGCTGGAAGGCGCGCTGGAGGCTGTTTCGGTCAGGGCGCAGGCGGTGGAATTGCGGGATTATGCGCAGGGGGCACGGGTATTGCGGCTTGACCTGGCGCGCGCGGCGCAGGGTTATCATCTGGTTCACCGGGCGGATTTGTTGGACCTACTGGTTGCAGCGGCGCGCGCTGCAGGGATCGAGATCCTTCTGGGGCAGCGCGTGCGGGAAGTGGTGCCGGGGCCCGTTCCATTACTGCGGATGGAGTCCGGGGATCTGGCGGGCGGTGATCTGGTTGTCGGCGCGGATGGCTTTGGTTCCGTTCTGCGGCCAGTTCTAAATTCAGAGCCGACGCCCGCGTTCTCCGGTCAGGTAGCATGGCGGGCGCTGGTGCCCAACACCTTGGCACATGGAGCAGAAGCGCGGGTTTACATGGGGCCGGGACGCCATTTGGTGAGCTATCCGCTGCGGGGCGGGACGTTGGTCAATCTGGTCGCAGTCGAAGAGCGCAGCGATTGGGCCGCCGAAGGCTGGAACCATGTGGACGATGCGGATGCGCTGCGCCGCGCCTTTGCCGGGTTTGGCGGTGAGGTGCCCGCGCTGTTGCAGATGGTTGAGGCGCCTCGGCTTTGGGGATTGGTCCGGCATCCGCCGGCGCAGGTCTGGTGGGGCGATGGCGTTGCTTTGCTGGGCGATGCGGCGCATCCAATGCTGCCGTTTCTGGCGCAGGGTGCCAACATGGCGCTTGAAGATGCCTGGGTGCTGGCAGATTGTCTGGCGCAGAATTGGGGGCCGGCCGGACTTGCCGCTTATCAGGCCGCACGGCGCCCGCGCGTCGCACGAGTTGTCGCGGCTGCTGCAGGCAATACCTGGAAATACCATCTGCGCAATCCGCTCCTGCGGCACGGCGCACATCTGGGGCTGCGGGTTGCGGGCAGGGTCGCGCCGGGCCACATGATGCGGCAGTTTGACTGGCTCTACGGGGTGGATGTGACTGCCGGGGTGTGA
- a CDS encoding VWA domain-containing protein — MFVPFFENLRNASVPVSLREYLTFLSAMKAGLATYDPEAFYYLARTAMVKDERHIDRFDRAFSASFSGLDAISPEQVMQAVDVPADWLTNMAEKHLTPAEKAEIEALGGFDKLMETLRERLMEQQGRHQGGNKWVGTAGTSPFGAYGYNPEGVRIGQDGSRHQRAVKVWDKREFRNLDDSVELGTRNIKVALKRLRKWARVGAVDELDLDGTIRATAEHGYLDVQTRPERRNAVKVLLFLDVGGSMDPHIKVVEELFSAARAEFKHMEYFYFHNCLYEGVWRDNRRRWDAQTTTAEVLRTYGADYKCIFVGDASMSPYEVAAPGGASEHWNAEAGQVWLARARQQWPANLWINPVPETHWQYTQSIGMIRDVFEDQMVPMTLQGLDRGMRALTR, encoded by the coding sequence ATGTTTGTTCCCTTCTTTGAAAACTTGCGCAACGCATCCGTGCCAGTGTCCCTGCGTGAATACCTGACTTTTCTGTCGGCGATGAAAGCGGGGCTTGCCACCTATGACCCCGAGGCGTTTTATTATCTTGCCCGAACGGCGATGGTGAAGGATGAACGCCACATCGACCGCTTTGACCGTGCCTTTTCCGCCAGCTTTTCTGGGTTGGATGCAATCAGTCCTGAGCAGGTGATGCAGGCGGTGGATGTGCCCGCTGACTGGCTGACCAATATGGCCGAAAAGCACCTGACACCCGCAGAAAAGGCCGAGATCGAAGCGCTTGGCGGGTTTGACAAGCTGATGGAGACGCTGCGCGAGCGGCTGATGGAACAGCAAGGGCGCCATCAGGGCGGCAACAAATGGGTGGGCACCGCGGGCACGTCGCCATTTGGGGCCTATGGGTATAATCCCGAAGGGGTGCGGATCGGGCAAGACGGATCGCGCCACCAGCGCGCGGTCAAGGTCTGGGACAAGCGCGAGTTTCGTAATCTTGACGATTCGGTCGAACTGGGCACACGCAACATCAAGGTCGCGCTCAAACGCCTGCGCAAATGGGCCCGCGTCGGTGCAGTGGACGAACTGGATCTGGACGGCACAATTCGCGCCACCGCCGAGCATGGATATCTGGATGTGCAGACCCGGCCCGAGCGGCGCAACGCTGTCAAGGTGCTGCTGTTCCTTGACGTGGGCGGATCGATGGATCCGCATATCAAAGTTGTCGAAGAGTTGTTCAGCGCCGCCCGCGCCGAATTCAAGCATATGGAATATTTCTACTTCCATAATTGCTTGTACGAGGGGGTGTGGCGCGACAATCGCCGCCGCTGGGACGCGCAGACCACAACCGCCGAGGTGCTTCGCACCTATGGTGCTGATTACAAATGTATTTTTGTGGGTGATGCCTCGATGTCGCCTTACGAGGTCGCCGCCCCCGGCGGCGCGAGTGAGCATTGGAACGCCGAGGCGGGTCAGGTCTGGCTGGCACGGGCGCGGCAGCAATGGCCGGCGAACCTCTGGATCAATCCGGTGCCTGAAACTCATTGGCAATACACCCAGTCGATCGGAATGATCCGCGACGTGTTCGAGGATCAGATGGTGCCGATGACACTGCAGGGGCTGGATCGCGGGATGCGGGCACTGACACGTTAA
- a CDS encoding apolipoprotein acyltransferase, translating to MIVIAGALLGALTGGLTARRRNGSAADIAQYAAGFGICFALVGLILTIAIEKLLV from the coding sequence ATGATCGTGATTGCAGGGGCACTTTTGGGGGCACTGACGGGGGGACTGACCGCCCGCCGCCGCAATGGAAGTGCCGCCGATATCGCACAATACGCGGCGGGTTTTGGCATCTGCTTTGCATTGGTCGGTCTGATCCTGACCATCGCCATTGAAAAGCTGCTCGTCTGA
- a CDS encoding DUF934 domain-containing protein, whose protein sequence is MSVIVTDSGFSADDWQAGFAVFEAAETATDQALDLASDTAPEDLDRAQGAPMIRIAFPSFSDGRGFTLARLLRLRGYKGRLRAQGHVISDQYAMARRAGFDEVEIDDAQAERQPAAEWRFRADWQAHDYQARLRG, encoded by the coding sequence ATGAGCGTGATCGTGACTGACAGCGGTTTTTCCGCCGATGACTGGCAGGCTGGCTTTGCGGTTTTTGAAGCCGCTGAAACCGCTACGGATCAGGCGCTGGACCTGGCGTCCGACACCGCGCCTGAGGATCTGGACCGCGCCCAGGGCGCACCGATGATCCGCATCGCCTTTCCCAGCTTCTCTGACGGGCGCGGCTTCACGCTGGCGCGTCTGCTGCGGCTGCGCGGCTACAAGGGGCGGTTGCGAGCGCAGGGCCATGTCATTTCCGATCAATACGCGATGGCGCGCCGCGCCGGTTTCGATGAGGTCGAGATTGACGATGCGCAGGCCGAACGTCAGCCCGCGGCTGAATGGCGCTTTCGTGCGGATTGGCAGGCGCATGATTATCAGGCACGCCTGCGCGGATAA
- a CDS encoding AEC family transporter has product MFDVLTGNILPVFSVLALGFLLGRIGMVSGIEARAINRVSFIVFQPPLIFLLIARIDVASFPVRPLALYACAEIVAFVLTYQIARRIFGREVAEAWLLAMAVVFVNSLLYIWPISVLIYGLDGVTSIGAIVAWDSTVAFAFFIISIELLSGDRGAGAAVASMSRNPVLLAILLAVLTNLIALPLPAPLVTALDFAGAAAPPLTLFAVGVILSASPLVPTPVVITIAGLKLVLFPLMVWALISQFSPGDPAAPQFILNAAGPSGMMAFSLALLHGVRSDAITPVIIWTCLLSLIPLALLA; this is encoded by the coding sequence ATGTTCGATGTCCTCACCGGGAATATCCTCCCGGTTTTTTCGGTTCTGGCGCTGGGATTTCTCCTGGGTCGGATCGGCATGGTCAGTGGCATCGAAGCCCGCGCGATCAACCGGGTCTCGTTCATTGTGTTTCAACCGCCGCTGATCTTTCTGCTGATCGCGCGAATTGACGTGGCCAGTTTTCCGGTCCGACCGCTCGCCTTGTATGCCTGTGCCGAAATCGTGGCGTTTGTGCTGACCTATCAGATCGCGCGCCGCATCTTTGGACGTGAGGTGGCCGAGGCCTGGCTGCTGGCCATGGCGGTCGTCTTTGTCAATTCGCTGCTCTATATCTGGCCGATCTCCGTGCTCATCTATGGCCTCGACGGCGTGACCTCGATCGGAGCCATTGTCGCCTGGGACTCCACGGTGGCATTCGCGTTTTTCATCATCTCGATCGAGCTCCTCAGTGGTGATCGTGGCGCGGGGGCCGCAGTTGCATCGATGTCACGCAACCCGGTGTTGCTGGCGATCCTGCTCGCAGTTCTCACAAATCTTATCGCGCTGCCCCTGCCCGCGCCTTTGGTCACGGCGCTGGATTTTGCCGGAGCCGCCGCGCCGCCACTGACATTGTTTGCTGTCGGTGTGATTCTGTCGGCCAGCCCGCTTGTCCCCACACCGGTCGTCATCACTATCGCGGGGCTAAAACTGGTGCTGTTTCCGCTGATGGTCTGGGCATTGATTTCCCAATTTTCGCCCGGCGATCCGGCGGCACCGCAGTTTATCCTGAACGCGGCGGGCCCTTCGGGCATGATGGCGTTTTCGCTGGCGCTGCTGCACGGAGTGCGCAGCGACGCCATCACCCCGGTCATAATATGGACCTGCCTGCTATCGCTGATCCCGCTCGCATTGCTGGCCTGA
- a CDS encoding MoxR family ATPase gives MKFQGTPDYVATGDLTMAVNAAVTLERPLLVKGEPGTGKTELARQVASALGLRMIEWNVKSTTRAQQGLYEYDAVSRLRDSQLGEERVHDVSNYIRKGKLWQAFEADEKVVLLIDEVDKADIEFPNDLLQELDRMEFHVYETGETVTARHRPIIIITSNNEKELPDAFLRRCFFHYIRFPEPEVLRKIVAVHHPGIKEALLTTALTQFYELRETPGLKKKPSTSEVLDWLKLLLAEDLAPDDLKRDGANALPKLHGALLKNEQDVHLFERLAFMARRGR, from the coding sequence ATGAAATTCCAAGGCACGCCCGATTATGTGGCAACAGGTGATCTGACCATGGCGGTGAACGCTGCAGTCACACTGGAGCGCCCGCTTCTGGTCAAGGGTGAGCCGGGTACAGGCAAGACCGAACTGGCCCGTCAGGTTGCCAGCGCCCTGGGTCTGCGGATGATCGAATGGAACGTGAAATCTACCACGCGCGCGCAACAGGGCCTGTATGAATATGACGCCGTCAGCCGCCTGCGCGACAGCCAGCTGGGTGAAGAGCGTGTGCATGACGTGTCCAACTATATCCGTAAGGGCAAGCTTTGGCAGGCATTCGAGGCTGATGAAAAGGTCGTGCTGCTGATTGATGAGGTCGACAAGGCCGATATCGAATTTCCCAACGATCTGCTTCAGGAACTCGACCGGATGGAGTTCCACGTCTACGAGACCGGAGAGACAGTCACCGCGCGCCATCGCCCGATCATCATCATCACTTCGAATAATGAAAAGGAACTGCCCGACGCCTTTCTGCGGCGCTGTTTCTTTCACTATATCCGCTTCCCCGAACCCGAGGTGCTGCGCAAGATCGTCGCCGTCCACCACCCCGGTATCAAAGAGGCATTACTGACCACAGCCCTGACCCAATTCTACGAGCTGCGCGAGACGCCGGGGCTCAAGAAAAAGCCGTCGACCTCTGAGGTGCTGGATTGGCTCAAACTTCTGCTGGCCGAGGATCTGGCGCCCGACGATCTGAAACGCGACGGCGCCAATGCGTTGCCAAAACTGCACGGCGCGCTGCTCAAGAACGAACAGGATGTTCACCTGTTTGAACGTCTGGCCTTTATGGCCCGGCGCGGCCGGTAG
- the dksA gene encoding RNA polymerase-binding protein DksA, which produces MKAESFLPDDYRPAEDEPFMNERQSEYFRLKLLAWKNDLMADTRDTLEGLQDGTRNIPDVTDRASEETDRALELRTRDRQRKLVSKIDAALRRIDEGEFGYCEVTGEPISLKRLDARPIATMSLEAQERHERREKVHRDD; this is translated from the coding sequence ATGAAAGCCGAATCGTTCTTGCCGGATGATTACCGACCGGCCGAAGATGAACCATTCATGAACGAACGCCAGTCGGAATATTTCCGTCTCAAGCTGCTGGCGTGGAAGAATGACCTGATGGCGGACACGCGGGACACGCTCGAAGGGTTGCAGGACGGAACACGCAATATTCCCGACGTGACGGACCGTGCCTCGGAAGAAACTGACCGGGCGCTGGAGTTGCGGACCCGCGATCGCCAGCGCAAGCTGGTGAGCAAGATTGACGCCGCGCTACGCCGCATTGACGAGGGCGAGTTCGGCTATTGCGAAGTGACTGGAGAGCCAATTTCGCTCAAGCGTCTGGATGCGCGGCCGATTGCGACGATGAGCCTTGAGGCACAGGAACGTCACGAGCGCCGCGAAAAAGTGCACCGCGACGATTGA